The Candidatus Krumholzibacteriia bacterium genome includes the window CACGATCCGGAACATCGGGCCCCTGGTGGACGCTGTCTACCAGAACGTTCAGGCCGCGTTGACGTGATCTAGACTGCCACGACCTGGGGGTGCGCTGCCGACAGAAGGAGCTGTCTTGGACCAACCGACTCTCGCATTGTGCGCCTCAGCCCTGACTGCAGCTGCCGTCGGGATTGCCATGATTACCGACCTCCGCTGGCGGCGCATCCCCAATGTTCTCACCTTCCCAGCCATGGCGGTGGGCCTGCTGTTGCGGACCTACTTCCAGGGCTGGGAGGGTCTGGCCCTGTCGCTGTGTGGGCTCATCGCCGGCCCGGGGCTGCTCTTGCTGCTGCACACGGGCCGCGGCTTGGGCATGGGTGACATCAAGTTGGCGGCGGCCGTCGGGGCCATCCTCGGGCCGCCGCTCACCTTGGTCGCCATGTTGCTCACCGCGCTCGTCGGCGGCGTGCTGGCCATCGCCTCGCAGCTGCGCCCAGGCGGGGTACTCGCCGAGGTGCTCTCGATGGCGATGATCGGCCTTCCTGGAATGCATCGATTCGCAAAGGCGCATGCCGCGGTGCCGCAATCCACGGTGCCCGCGACCATTCCTTACGGTGTCGGCATCGCCATCGGTTCACTTCTGACGATCGTGGTGTACTGGTGCACGGAAAGCGCAAGTTGGTTTCTCTGGCACGTAACTCGCGTGGCCAGTCTGTAGTCGAGTTCGCTCTCGTCCTGCCTCTGCTGTTCGTCCTGGTGTTCGGAATCACCGAATTCGGACGGGCGTGGATGCAGATGAACCTCATGACGAGCGCGGCCCGCGAGGGTGCGCGGCTCGCGGTCGTCACAGCTCCCGATGTGGGGCGCGTGACCGCCCGGGTTCAAGAAGTGTGCGATGCCGGGAGGATCAACCCGACCCTCATCACGGTCAGCGGTCCGGACGCCACCGATCCGGACCGTCGTGTCACGGTCACGGTGGAGGCCAACTTCCAGGTCGTCACAGGGACGATCCTGAACACCTTCAGCGGGACGATCCCGCTGCGTGCGACTGCCACCATGCGGCACGAATCGTTCTGAGGAGAAGGAACCATGGATTCGAAGGGAATCGTCCTGCTCACCGTCTCGATCCTGCTTGCCGCAGGAGCCGGGTGGGCTGCGTACCAGTACCTGGAAAAAATGCCGGACCGGCAGCGCGCGGTCGAGACCGTGCCGGTCGTCGTGGCCTCCAAGGACCTGACGTTTGGCACCAAGCTCGAGCAAGAGCATCTGAACTTGGCGCAATTCCCCAAGGATGCGTTGCCGCGCGGCGCCTATGCCTCCCTGGACAGCGTCCTCGGCC containing:
- a CDS encoding A24 family peptidase — its product is MCASALTAAAVGIAMITDLRWRRIPNVLTFPAMAVGLLLRTYFQGWEGLALSLCGLIAGPGLLLLLHTGRGLGMGDIKLAAAVGAILGPPLTLVAMLLTALVGGVLAIASQLRPGGVLAEVLSMAMIGLPGMHRFAKAHAAVPQSTVPATIPYGVGIAIGSLLTIVVYWCTESASWFLWHVTRVASL